The segment GATCGCGGCTATGCCGAGATTGACTTAGAAAAGGGCGGGCGCAAACGCTACCGCATCACCGACGAAGGGAATGCGTTCCTCAGTGCCAACAAAACCGTGATTGATATGTTGGTGGCGCGTGTGGTGCCAAAACATCAGGGACAAGGCAAGTCGCCGCAGGCGATTGTTGAGGCGATGGACCATCTGAAACGTGCGTTAAGTCTGCGTGCCAAAATGGAGCCGGTGGCGGATCAGGTGGTCACGCGTATCGGGGAGATTATCCATGTTGCCGCTAACCAGATTGAAGCGTTGCTCAATGCGCCGACCCTGAGCGAAGGTGCGGCGAAGTGCGTGGCCGATATCGTGACGCCAAACGGCGAGCGTTTTCTGCGCCGTCTCGGCAGCCATTTTCAGCACCGCACCCCGGTGGTGATGGATGAGAACAGCGGCCATTTCCGCATGAGTATGGGGGAGGTTCGTATGGAAGTGCTGGACGGTATTTTCCGCGTCACCCTCACCGCG is part of the Pantoea phytobeneficialis genome and harbors:
- a CDS encoding DUF2218 domain-containing protein; translated protein: MVGQSEMDTQPAAGKTGRRARAFDYGELRLLLLAIIAKQPSHGYELIHEVNERLGGTYKPSPGVLYPALTWLYDRGYAEIDLEKGGRKRYRITDEGNAFLSANKTVIDMLVARVVPKHQGQGKSPQAIVEAMDHLKRALSLRAKMEPVADQVVTRIGEIIHVAANQIEALLNAPTLSEGAAKCVADIVTPNGERFLRRLGSHFQHRTPVVMDENSGHFRMSMGEVRMEVLDGIFRVTLTALNEEKLTEMQHILVRHLEEAAVRETLEVIWQQV